In the genome of Helicobacter colisuis, the window TATTCTTTTGCTCTTTCTGGATCAAGTGCGAGTTCAAATTGTTTGTTCCAATCAAAATTATAGCGTGCATTGCTCATTGCATCATCTCTTACTCTTGCATTAATGCGCCCTCTAGCAATATCTGCAGCGTGTGCGGCGATTTTATAAGCAATGATTCCCTCACGCACATCTTTAGCATTAGGTAAGCCTAAATGCTCTTTTGGGGTAACATAACAAAGCATAGCAACACCTTTCCAAGCAGCAATGGCTGCTCCAATGGCTGAAGCAATATGATCATATCCTGCAGCAATATCTGTAACTAGCGGTCCTAGAACATAAAAAGGCGCTTCAAAGCAAAGTTCTTTTTGAAGTTCGACATTGCGTTCAATTTCATTCATTGGGACATGACCTGGACCTTCAACCATTACTTGAACATCTTTTTCCCAAGCTCTTTTGGTTAATTCCCCTAAGACTTTTAATTCACCAAGTTGAGCTGCATCACTTGAATCAGCCAAGCAACCTGGGCGCAAAGAATCTCCAAGGCTTAAAGAAACATCATATTTTTGACAAATCTCTAAAATATCATCAAAAGCTTCATAGAAAGGATTTTGCTTGTGATAATGCATCATCCAAGAAGCCATTAGGCTACCTCCACGACTAACGATTCCCATTTTGCGTTTGGCTAGAAGAGGCATATGTTCTAGTAAGAATCCGCAATGAATTGTGAAATAGCTAACGCCTTGCTTGGCTTGTCTTTCCATAACTTCTAGCATTTTATCAATAGTTAAGGCATTAATATCATTTTTAACATCGTGTAAAATTTGATAGATGGGCACAGTTCCAATTGGGACGCTAGAGTTTTTGATTACTGCTTCACGAATGGAATCTAAATCTCCACCTGTGCTTAAATCCATAATGGTATCAGCGCCATATTTGATAGAGATGATTGTTTTTTGAACTTCCTCTTCT includes:
- the thiC gene encoding phosphomethylpyrimidine synthase ThiC — encoded protein: MRTKWVETRKNDKIKTQLHYAKKGIITQEMEYVANIEHLEAETIRKEIAKGRLILPSNVNHTNLEPMGIGISVRTKINSNIGSSALASSIEEEVQKTIISIKYGADTIMDLSTGGDLDSIREAVIKNSSVPIGTVPIYQILHDVKNDINALTIDKMLEVMERQAKQGVSYFTIHCGFLLEHMPLLAKRKMGIVSRGGSLMASWMMHYHKQNPFYEAFDDILEICQKYDVSLSLGDSLRPGCLADSSDAAQLGELKVLGELTKRAWEKDVQVMVEGPGHVPMNEIERNVELQKELCFEAPFYVLGPLVTDIAAGYDHIASAIGAAIAAWKGVAMLCYVTPKEHLGLPNAKDVREGIIAYKIAAHAADIARGRINARVRDDAMSNARYNFDWNKQFELALDPERAKEYHDESLPQEVFKEAKFCSMCGPKFCSYKISQEIIEQNS